From the Deinococcus aquaticus genome, one window contains:
- a CDS encoding sugar phosphate isomerase/epimerase family protein yields MPRPVTLFTGQWADLPLADLAPLAKKMGYDGLELACWGDHFDVQAALKDDSYVREKRDLLDSHGLQCHAISNHLVGQAVCDPIDARHRAIVPAHVWGDGDPEGVRTRAAQEIIDTGRAAAKFGVQTVNGFTGSSVWHSLYAFPPTDQAYWNAGFEDFARRWTPILDAFDQDGINFALEVHPTEIAFDLATAQRALDAVNGHKRFGFNYDPSHLGYQHVDYVRFIRQFAERIFHVHMKDVWWGHGSGEVGVFGGHTDFGDARRYWDFRSVGRGDIRFEDIIVALNDIGYAGPLSIEWEDARMDRVHGATESAAYVRRLDFPGSNVAFDAAFSRDR; encoded by the coding sequence ATGCCCCGTCCTGTCACCCTGTTCACCGGCCAGTGGGCCGACCTGCCCCTTGCCGACCTCGCGCCGCTGGCGAAGAAGATGGGCTACGACGGCCTGGAACTCGCCTGCTGGGGCGATCACTTCGACGTGCAGGCCGCCCTCAAGGACGACTCGTACGTGAGAGAAAAGCGCGACCTGCTCGACAGCCACGGCCTGCAGTGCCACGCCATCAGCAACCACCTCGTCGGGCAGGCCGTGTGCGACCCCATCGACGCCCGGCACCGGGCCATCGTGCCCGCGCACGTGTGGGGCGACGGTGACCCCGAGGGCGTGCGCACGCGCGCCGCGCAGGAGATCATCGACACCGGGCGCGCCGCCGCGAAGTTCGGCGTGCAGACCGTCAATGGATTTACCGGCAGTAGCGTGTGGCACAGCCTGTACGCCTTCCCGCCCACCGATCAGGCGTACTGGAACGCGGGCTTCGAGGACTTCGCACGCCGCTGGACGCCTATCCTCGACGCCTTCGACCAGGACGGCATCAACTTCGCGCTGGAAGTTCACCCGACCGAGATCGCGTTCGACCTCGCCACCGCGCAGCGCGCCCTGGACGCCGTGAACGGACACAAGCGCTTCGGTTTCAACTACGACCCCAGCCACCTCGGGTACCAGCACGTGGATTACGTGCGGTTCATCCGGCAGTTCGCGGAGCGGATCTTCCACGTGCACATGAAGGACGTCTGGTGGGGTCACGGCAGCGGTGAGGTCGGCGTGTTCGGCGGGCACACCGACTTTGGGGACGCGCGGCGCTACTGGGATTTCCGCTCGGTCGGGCGCGGCGACATCCGCTTCGAGGACATCATCGTCGCCCTGAACGACATCGGCTACGCCGGGCCCCTCAGCATTGAGTGGGAGGACGCCCGCATGGACCGCGTGCACGGCGCGACCGAGAGTGCCGCGTACGTGCGCCGGCTCGACTTCCCCGGCTCGAACGTGGCCTTCGACGCGGCGTTTTCCAGGGATCGCTGA
- a CDS encoding MFS transporter, whose translation MNLPQARWATMAAFFINGGAMAVWAANIPSVREQLRLSETTLGFALLAIAVGSVGALSIAGRLSARYGSRPVIIATAIPTILLVPVLIAAPNLPVLVLTLLAFGFCLSLMDVAMNAHGVMVEGRLGRPIMSSLHALWSAGSLVGAGGVALLLRTGLTPLTYAALAAAVLAALALVALPRLLPSALDRGAVGDDRPTFVLPRGPLLGIAALALLAFVAEGAIADWSAVYIRDALNTDRGLAAGGFVAFNLAMFAARLLGDPLRARFSAVALLRGGGVLAALGMAVALLAQSPGVAFVGFALTGLGLSNVVPVLFSAAGALPGVSAATGVAAAASAGYAGFLIGPPVIGVLAGVITLKAALLLVVVFAALIAVAAGTVRHARPVGAAPASH comes from the coding sequence ATGAACCTGCCGCAGGCCCGGTGGGCGACCATGGCCGCGTTCTTCATCAACGGCGGGGCCATGGCCGTGTGGGCCGCGAACATCCCCTCAGTGCGCGAACAGCTGCGCCTGAGCGAGACCACGCTGGGCTTCGCGCTGCTGGCAATCGCGGTGGGCAGTGTCGGTGCGCTCTCCATCGCGGGCCGCCTGAGCGCCCGGTATGGCAGCCGCCCGGTCATCATCGCCACGGCCATCCCGACCATCCTGCTGGTGCCGGTCCTGATCGCCGCGCCCAACCTGCCCGTGCTGGTGCTGACGCTGCTGGCCTTCGGCTTCTGCCTCAGCCTGATGGACGTGGCGATGAACGCCCACGGCGTGATGGTGGAAGGTCGGCTCGGGCGGCCGATCATGTCCTCGCTGCACGCCCTGTGGAGCGCCGGCTCGCTGGTGGGGGCGGGGGGCGTGGCGCTGCTGCTGCGCACCGGCCTGACGCCCCTGACCTACGCCGCGCTGGCCGCCGCCGTCCTGGCGGCGCTGGCGCTCGTGGCCCTGCCGCGCCTGCTGCCCTCGGCACTTGACCGGGGCGCGGTAGGCGACGACCGCCCCACCTTCGTCCTGCCGCGCGGCCCGCTCCTCGGTATCGCCGCGCTGGCCCTGCTCGCCTTCGTGGCCGAGGGAGCCATCGCGGACTGGAGCGCCGTGTACATCCGCGACGCGCTGAACACGGACCGTGGGCTCGCGGCGGGCGGTTTCGTCGCCTTCAACCTCGCCATGTTCGCCGCGCGGCTGCTGGGTGATCCTCTGCGCGCCCGCTTCTCGGCGGTGGCCCTGCTGCGCGGCGGCGGCGTCCTGGCCGCGCTGGGCATGGCCGTAGCGCTCCTGGCCCAGTCCCCGGGCGTGGCCTTCGTGGGCTTCGCCCTGACTGGCCTGGGCCTCTCGAACGTCGTGCCGGTGCTGTTCAGTGCCGCCGGCGCGCTGCCCGGCGTGTCCGCCGCGACCGGTGTGGCCGCTGCCGCCTCAGCCGGGTACGCCGGATTCCTGATCGGGCCGCCCGTGATTGGCGTGCTGGCCGGCGTGATCACCCTGAAGGCGGCCCTGCTGCTCGTTGTGGTCTTCGCGGCCCTGATCGCCGTAGCTGCCGGCACGGTGCGCCACGCCCGGCCCGTCGGCGCGGCCCCCGCCTCCCATTGA
- a CDS encoding Gfo/Idh/MocA family protein, which yields MGVSASEGPQIIGIIGTGNISAAYLKIARDLNLFRVKAVTDMDSARAAEVAAEYGVQAMTLEGLLADPEIIAVVNLTPPGAHADVSLKALNAGKHVYSEKPLAVEREDGQKIMNLAAAKGLRVGCAPDTVLGAGIQTAREVIDAGRIGRPVAANAFMMGSGPESWHPNPDFFYQRGAGPLFDMGPYYLSALVTLLGGVQKVSATTTKAFEQRPITSQPRAGEFITVNTPTHVAANLTLDGGAVVTLITSFDVPGSDVPRIEIHGTGGTLSVPDPNTFGGPLRIRLRGEKDWTDIPLTRPFADNARGIGLADMLAAAPGQPHRAGGDLALHVLDVMHTILESAGQEKTLAPRTTAERPAPLDAPPAWFTVPAPVGGD from the coding sequence ATGGGAGTAAGTGCATCAGAAGGGCCGCAGATCATTGGCATCATCGGTACCGGGAACATCAGCGCCGCGTACCTGAAGATCGCGCGTGACCTGAACCTGTTCCGCGTGAAAGCCGTGACTGACATGGACTCGGCGCGGGCCGCCGAGGTCGCCGCCGAATACGGCGTCCAGGCCATGACCCTGGAGGGCCTGCTGGCCGACCCGGAGATCATCGCCGTCGTGAACCTCACGCCGCCCGGCGCGCACGCCGACGTGAGTCTGAAAGCCCTGAACGCCGGGAAGCACGTGTACTCCGAAAAACCCCTGGCCGTCGAGCGCGAGGACGGGCAGAAGATCATGAACCTCGCCGCAGCGAAGGGCCTGCGCGTCGGCTGCGCGCCCGACACTGTCCTCGGCGCGGGCATCCAGACGGCCCGCGAGGTCATCGACGCCGGGCGCATCGGGCGGCCCGTCGCCGCGAACGCCTTCATGATGGGCAGCGGCCCGGAATCCTGGCATCCCAACCCGGACTTCTTCTACCAGCGCGGCGCGGGGCCCCTGTTCGACATGGGCCCGTACTACCTGAGTGCCCTGGTCACCCTGCTGGGCGGCGTGCAGAAGGTCAGCGCCACGACCACCAAGGCGTTCGAGCAGCGCCCCATCACCAGCCAGCCGCGCGCCGGGGAGTTCATCACCGTGAACACGCCCACGCACGTCGCCGCGAACCTCACGCTGGACGGCGGCGCGGTCGTCACCCTCATCACGTCCTTCGACGTGCCCGGTAGCGACGTGCCCCGCATCGAGATCCACGGCACCGGGGGCACCCTGAGCGTGCCCGACCCGAACACCTTCGGCGGCCCCCTCAGGATCCGCCTGCGGGGCGAGAAGGACTGGACGGACATCCCCCTGACCCGCCCCTTCGCGGACAACGCGCGCGGCATCGGGCTGGCCGACATGCTTGCCGCTGCCCCCGGCCAGCCGCACCGCGCGGGCGGCGACCTCGCCCTGCACGTGCTGGACGTCATGCACACCATCCTCGAATCCGCCGGGCAGGAAAAGACCCTCGCGCCCCGCACGACCGCCGAGCGACCCGCGCCCCTGGACGCGCCGCCCGCGTGGTTCACGGTTCCCGCGCCCGTCGGCGGGGACTGA
- a CDS encoding sugar phosphate isomerase/epimerase family protein, with translation MTQPSTVQPSTTPGTLSVQLYTFRDAYAADPAGTIARIAELGFRYIEPFGIGNHGLRNADKVSRAQELRALLDAHGLKAPTAHTAAPMGENAEAVLDAIGALGATLPVISWPGEVPGFERDVMDTKDGTERFADALSEASRHAQSRGLSLGYHNHWWEWSWFGDQSAYDLLLSRLDPAVFLEIDTYWAHTAGQDMPALIRRLGERVRALHLKDGPATPDADQTPLGTGTVDYAAAIAAAPQARWHILEMDRTAGDVFAEVGQSAQKLIQEGRSTWE, from the coding sequence ATGACCCAGCCCAGCACGGTCCAGCCATCCACGACACCAGGAACACTGTCCGTCCAGCTGTACACCTTCCGCGACGCCTACGCCGCCGACCCCGCCGGCACGATTGCCCGCATCGCCGAACTGGGCTTCCGGTACATCGAGCCCTTCGGCATCGGAAACCACGGCCTGCGCAACGCCGACAAGGTCAGCCGGGCGCAGGAGCTGCGCGCGCTGCTGGACGCCCACGGCCTGAAGGCCCCCACCGCGCACACCGCCGCGCCCATGGGTGAGAACGCCGAGGCCGTGCTGGACGCCATCGGGGCGCTCGGCGCGACCCTCCCCGTGATCTCGTGGCCGGGCGAGGTGCCGGGCTTCGAGCGCGACGTCATGGACACGAAGGACGGCACGGAACGCTTCGCCGACGCGCTCAGCGAGGCGTCCCGTCACGCGCAGTCGCGCGGCCTGAGCCTCGGCTACCACAACCACTGGTGGGAGTGGAGCTGGTTCGGGGACCAGTCCGCGTACGACCTGCTGCTCTCGCGCCTCGACCCGGCCGTGTTCCTGGAGATCGACACGTACTGGGCGCACACCGCCGGGCAGGACATGCCCGCCCTGATCCGCCGCCTGGGTGAGCGCGTCCGGGCGCTGCACCTCAAGGACGGCCCCGCCACGCCCGACGCCGACCAGACACCGCTGGGCACCGGGACGGTCGATTACGCCGCCGCCATCGCCGCCGCGCCGCAGGCCCGCTGGCACATCCTGGAGATGGACCGCACCGCCGGGGACGTGTTCGCCGAGGTGGGCCAGAGCGCCCAGAAACTCATTCAGGAGGGACGGTCGACATGGGAGTAA
- a CDS encoding glycoside hydrolase family 3 C-terminal domain-containing protein, with protein MPDFPNPAGPTLDPDTLLDQMTLEEQVSLLSGADFWRTVPIPRLNIPALKVSDGPAGVRGGGPLVGGMKTAAYPVGIALGSTWNVDLLREVGASLAREALDKGAGVLLAPTINVFRSALNGRNFENYAEDPVLTGRLATAYVQGLQDSGVAATPKHFAGNESEYQRGTISSNIPARALRELYLRPFEMVVRDADPWAIMTAYNRLDGVYCSDHPWLLDTVLRKEWGFTGLVMSDWGGTHSAGLSVRAGLDLEMPGPAKARAGLLEEAQHDPATAAAVRERARAVLRLIERTGTFAAPRDVRDSAEKDTEYPETRALIRRAGAEGMVLLKNAGLLPLPAGASVAVIGPNAAVAQVMGGGSAQMNAHRRVSPLDGLREARGAGAVTTAVGCENDRYLPVPQVPVHITYRAQDGTDVTATDAREQAEVLWFSYPEGVDRQHFHATLTLTVQAPQDGMYEFSLASAGLSRLKVDGQAVVDNWDAWAPGATYFGFGSDEVRGARSLTAGPHELTVTFVPNDFDNGIAGFNAVRIGFRAEPDEGSVAQAIAVAAQADYAVVCVGTNGDWETEGVDRWGLDLPGRQNELVDAVLAANPNTIVVLQTGGPVTMPWLDRVPAVVQAWFPGQEAGHAIADVLYGHAEPGGRLPQTFIASLKDDPTHPLNPDVQYPGVDGRVEYVEGLYTGYRHVDRSGITPLFPFGFGLSYTTFEVSNPQLSAARIAPGETVTASVQVKNTGDRAGSTVVQLYVHDRASRLERPGKELKAFAKVHLNPGQIAAVTLPLGMRDLAYYDDTANAWVAEAGDFDVLIGQSSAHLPHTVRLSLSTDWKEPTQ; from the coding sequence ATGCCTGACTTCCCCAACCCTGCCGGTCCTACCCTGGACCCCGACACCCTGCTGGACCAGATGACGCTGGAAGAACAGGTCTCGCTGCTCTCGGGCGCGGACTTCTGGCGGACCGTCCCCATTCCCCGCCTGAACATCCCGGCCCTGAAAGTCAGTGACGGCCCGGCCGGCGTGCGCGGCGGCGGCCCCCTGGTGGGCGGCATGAAAACGGCCGCGTACCCGGTCGGTATCGCGCTGGGCAGCACCTGGAACGTGGACCTGCTGCGCGAGGTGGGCGCGTCCCTGGCGCGCGAGGCGCTCGACAAGGGCGCGGGCGTGCTGCTCGCCCCGACCATCAACGTGTTCCGTTCGGCCCTGAACGGCCGCAACTTCGAGAACTACGCCGAGGACCCCGTCCTGACCGGCCGGCTCGCCACCGCTTACGTCCAGGGGCTTCAGGACAGCGGCGTGGCCGCCACGCCCAAGCACTTCGCCGGAAACGAGTCCGAGTACCAGCGCGGCACCATCAGTTCCAACATCCCCGCGCGCGCCCTGCGGGAACTGTACCTGCGGCCCTTCGAGATGGTCGTCCGGGACGCCGACCCCTGGGCGATCATGACCGCGTACAACCGCCTGGACGGCGTCTACTGCTCCGACCACCCGTGGCTGCTGGACACCGTACTGAGGAAGGAATGGGGCTTTACCGGGCTGGTCATGAGCGACTGGGGCGGCACGCACTCGGCCGGCCTGAGCGTGCGCGCCGGCCTGGATCTGGAGATGCCCGGCCCCGCCAAAGCCCGCGCGGGCCTGCTGGAAGAAGCGCAGCACGACCCCGCCACAGCCGCCGCCGTGCGGGAACGCGCCCGCGCCGTGCTGCGCCTCATCGAGCGCACCGGCACCTTCGCTGCGCCGCGTGACGTGCGTGACAGCGCCGAGAAGGACACCGAGTACCCCGAGACCCGCGCCCTGATCCGCCGCGCCGGGGCCGAGGGCATGGTTCTCCTGAAGAACGCGGGCCTCCTGCCCCTCCCGGCTGGCGCGAGCGTGGCCGTGATCGGCCCGAACGCGGCGGTTGCGCAGGTCATGGGGGGCGGCAGCGCGCAGATGAACGCGCACCGCCGCGTCTCCCCGCTGGACGGCCTGCGTGAAGCCCGGGGCGCGGGGGCCGTCACCACGGCTGTGGGCTGCGAGAACGACCGGTACCTGCCGGTGCCGCAGGTGCCGGTGCACATCACGTACCGCGCGCAGGACGGCACGGACGTGACCGCCACCGACGCCCGCGAGCAGGCCGAGGTGCTGTGGTTCTCGTACCCCGAGGGCGTGGACCGCCAGCACTTCCACGCCACCCTGACCCTGACCGTGCAGGCCCCCCAGGACGGCATGTACGAGTTCAGCCTCGCCAGCGCGGGCCTCAGCCGCCTCAAGGTGGACGGGCAGGCTGTCGTGGACAACTGGGACGCCTGGGCGCCGGGCGCCACGTACTTCGGCTTCGGTTCCGACGAGGTGCGCGGTGCGCGCTCCCTGACCGCCGGGCCGCACGAACTGACCGTGACCTTCGTCCCCAACGACTTCGACAACGGCATCGCCGGCTTCAACGCCGTGCGCATCGGCTTCCGCGCCGAGCCGGACGAGGGCAGCGTCGCGCAGGCGATTGCCGTGGCCGCGCAGGCCGACTACGCTGTGGTGTGCGTCGGCACGAACGGCGACTGGGAAACCGAGGGCGTCGACCGCTGGGGCCTGGACCTGCCCGGCCGCCAGAACGAACTGGTGGACGCCGTGCTGGCCGCCAACCCGAACACCATCGTGGTGCTCCAGACCGGCGGTCCCGTCACCATGCCGTGGCTGGACCGCGTGCCTGCCGTGGTGCAGGCCTGGTTCCCCGGGCAAGAGGCCGGGCACGCCATCGCGGACGTCCTGTACGGCCACGCGGAGCCCGGTGGGCGCCTGCCGCAGACGTTCATCGCGTCCCTGAAAGACGACCCCACCCATCCCCTGAACCCGGACGTGCAGTACCCCGGTGTGGACGGCCGCGTGGAGTACGTCGAAGGCCTGTACACCGGTTACCGGCACGTGGACCGCTCAGGCATCACGCCGCTGTTCCCGTTCGGCTTTGGCCTGAGCTACACGACCTTCGAGGTCTCCAACCCGCAGCTCAGCGCCGCCCGCATCGCCCCCGGCGAGACCGTCACGGCCAGCGTGCAGGTGAAGAACACCGGGGACCGCGCGGGCAGCACGGTCGTGCAGCTGTACGTCCACGACCGCGCCAGCCGTCTGGAGCGCCCCGGGAAGGAACTCAAGGCCTTCGCCAAGGTGCACCTGAACCCCGGCCAGATCGCGGCCGTCACCCTGCCGCTGGGCATGCGCGACCTCGCGTACTACGACGACACGGCCAACGCCTGGGTGGCCGAGGCCGGCGATTTCGACGTCCTGATCGGGCAGAGCAGCGCTCACCTGCCGCACACCGTCCGCCTCTCGCTCAGCACCGACTGGAAGGAACCCACGCAATGA
- a CDS encoding LacI family DNA-binding transcriptional regulator, giving the protein MTVSNVINNKPNVRPQTRARVLAAIETTGYQVNPLARALAGGRARLLSVLTRQQNLPYATEVLMGAAQAAEEYGYDLIVLMAGSGTASDLSPMASLSAGTLLIQPPPDVRERFPHLPAHLVSVDGPSDWPLTVDNASGARAATQHLISLGHTRIAFISGMDAHHRRLAGSAVPYGPPGVGEDAPQRLDAYRQTMRSAGLSVPDGYVQSGDYSKRSGEDATHRLLALPDPPTAIFASGDAMAVGVMHTLQNLGLRVPEDLSVIGFDDLPMAAQARPALTTVRQPLREMGAEGVRLIVRLAEGQDPPAGPPAPFPTELIVRASTAPPLGPAAAAGAAGRES; this is encoded by the coding sequence ATGACCGTTTCGAACGTCATCAACAACAAACCCAACGTACGCCCACAGACCCGCGCGCGCGTGCTGGCCGCCATCGAAACGACCGGGTATCAGGTCAACCCGCTGGCCCGCGCCCTCGCCGGCGGCCGGGCCCGGCTGCTGAGCGTCCTGACCCGCCAGCAGAACCTCCCGTACGCCACCGAGGTCCTGATGGGCGCCGCGCAGGCCGCCGAGGAGTACGGCTACGACCTGATCGTCCTGATGGCCGGGTCCGGCACGGCCAGCGACCTCTCCCCCATGGCCAGCCTGTCCGCCGGAACGCTGCTGATCCAGCCGCCGCCGGACGTGCGGGAGCGCTTCCCGCACCTGCCCGCCCACCTCGTCAGCGTGGACGGCCCCTCCGACTGGCCCCTGACCGTGGACAACGCCAGCGGCGCGCGGGCCGCCACGCAGCACCTGATCTCACTGGGGCACACCCGTATCGCGTTCATCAGCGGCATGGACGCCCACCACCGCCGTCTGGCCGGTTCCGCCGTCCCGTACGGCCCCCCCGGCGTGGGCGAGGACGCCCCGCAACGCCTGGACGCCTACCGGCAGACCATGCGCTCGGCGGGGCTGAGCGTCCCGGACGGGTACGTGCAGAGCGGCGATTACAGCAAACGCAGCGGCGAGGACGCCACGCACCGCCTGCTGGCCCTGCCGGACCCGCCCACCGCGATCTTCGCGTCCGGGGACGCCATGGCCGTGGGGGTCATGCACACCCTTCAGAACCTGGGCTTGCGGGTGCCGGAGGACCTGTCCGTGATCGGCTTCGACGACCTGCCGATGGCCGCGCAGGCCCGCCCGGCCCTAACCACCGTCCGCCAGCCCCTGCGCGAGATGGGGGCCGAGGGGGTCCGGTTGATCGTGCGCCTCGCAGAGGGTCAGGACCCGCCCGCCGGGCCGCCCGCGCCCTTTCCCACCGAGCTGATCGTGCGGGCCTCTACCGCCCCGCCGCTGGGACCGGCAGCTGCCGCAGGCGCAGCAGGCCGCGAATCCTGA
- the pelF gene encoding GT4 family glycosyltransferase PelF, giving the protein MSQPVNSALSVALYTEGTYPQAHGGVSVWVDQLVRGLEDHTFEVRAISGLPYDRPALDLPGNVRAAQIPLWGDAPRAGPRDPAWQRRLTEAYASMITALCTLDLDRFGAALHALSVLGRSGGFTATLEGSRVTTLTLDLWSDHAARQRRDRAPGDPQLPTPSVADVLDVQVWLEHALRPLSSPAPLAQVGHAVSNGFAGLLALNGLWTHGTPFILTEHGVYMRERYLEFRRAGYSAGFKGMLLRFYRLLCSLTYREAALVLPGSQYNRRWEERLGAHPDRIECVYNGIDPDVFPPAELEPDEPVVSWVGRIDPLKDIETLIRAFDLVRRQRPDAKLRLFGGTPAGNEGYAQGCVNLTNQLNLQGSVTFEGRVADITDAYRAGQVVALTSVSEGFPYTVIEAMAMGRPPVATRVGGVPEAVGNAGLIVRPRDVMGVASALGRLLDDAPLRQRLGAAARERVMELFTLDGCLIAYRRAYPAALAGGVR; this is encoded by the coding sequence ATGAGTCAACCTGTCAATTCTGCCCTGAGTGTCGCTCTGTACACCGAGGGAACCTACCCGCAGGCGCACGGGGGGGTCAGCGTATGGGTGGACCAGCTGGTGCGCGGCCTGGAGGATCACACCTTCGAGGTGCGGGCCATCTCGGGCCTGCCGTACGACCGCCCGGCGCTGGACCTGCCGGGCAACGTGCGCGCCGCGCAGATTCCCCTGTGGGGCGACGCGCCGCGCGCCGGGCCGCGTGACCCGGCGTGGCAGCGCCGCCTGACCGAGGCGTACGCGTCCATGATCACGGCGCTGTGCACCCTGGACCTCGACCGCTTCGGGGCGGCGCTGCACGCCCTGAGCGTCCTGGGACGCAGCGGCGGGTTCACGGCCACGCTGGAAGGTAGCCGCGTGACCACCCTGACCCTGGACCTCTGGAGTGACCACGCGGCCCGGCAGCGCCGCGACCGCGCGCCCGGCGACCCGCAACTCCCCACGCCCAGCGTGGCCGACGTGCTGGACGTGCAGGTGTGGCTGGAGCACGCCCTGCGGCCCCTGAGCAGCCCGGCGCCGCTGGCGCAGGTGGGGCACGCCGTCAGTAACGGCTTCGCGGGCCTGCTGGCCCTGAACGGCCTGTGGACGCACGGCACGCCGTTCATCCTGACCGAGCACGGCGTGTACATGCGCGAGCGCTACCTGGAGTTCCGCCGCGCCGGGTACTCGGCCGGGTTCAAGGGCATGCTGCTGCGCTTCTACCGCCTGCTGTGCAGCCTCACCTACCGCGAGGCGGCGCTGGTGCTGCCCGGCTCGCAGTACAACCGCCGCTGGGAGGAGCGCCTGGGCGCGCACCCGGACCGCATCGAGTGCGTGTACAACGGCATCGACCCGGACGTGTTCCCGCCCGCCGAACTGGAACCCGACGAGCCGGTCGTCAGCTGGGTGGGCCGCATCGACCCCCTGAAGGACATCGAGACCCTGATCCGCGCCTTCGATCTGGTGCGCCGCCAGCGGCCCGACGCGAAACTGCGGCTGTTCGGCGGCACGCCCGCCGGAAACGAGGGCTACGCGCAGGGCTGCGTGAACCTGACCAACCAGCTGAACCTGCAGGGCAGCGTGACCTTCGAGGGCCGCGTGGCGGACATCACGGACGCCTACCGCGCCGGGCAGGTCGTGGCCCTGACCAGTGTCAGCGAGGGCTTCCCGTACACCGTGATCGAGGCGATGGCCATGGGCCGCCCCCCGGTCGCGACCCGCGTGGGCGGCGTGCCCGAGGCGGTCGGGAACGCCGGGCTGATCGTCCGGCCCCGCGACGTGATGGGCGTCGCCAGCGCCCTGGGCCGCCTGCTGGACGACGCGCCGCTGCGCCAGCGGCTGGGCGCGGCCGCCCGCGAGCGGGTCATGGAACTGTTCACGCTGGACGGCTGCCTGATCGCGTACCGCCGCGCGTACCCGGCGGCCCTGGCAGGGGGAGTCCGGTGA
- a CDS encoding NAD-dependent 4,6-dehydratase LegB, whose translation MAPAAPQTSASSRPLVAVTGADGFIGSHLTEELVRAGYRVRAMAIYNSQGSYGWLDQVGPDVMQHVEVQLGDVRDAGSVRELMRGAQTVYHLAALIAIPYSYVAPRSYVETNVTGTLNVLEAARDLGTARVVHTSTSEVYGTARTVPIHETHPLQGQSPYSATKIGADKLAESYHLSFGLPVVTLRPFNTYGPRQSARAVIPTIISQVAAGQREIRLGDLRPTRDFNFVADTARAFRAVGEAGPEVLGRTLNAGSGREISVGDTVRLIGQVMGAELQVSQEDARLRPEGSEVMRLLADHSELTALTGWEPRVPLEEGLRQTAEWFTNAANLARYRVGEYTI comes from the coding sequence ATGGCCCCCGCCGCCCCGCAGACTTCCGCCTCTTCCCGCCCGCTGGTGGCCGTGACCGGCGCGGACGGTTTCATCGGCTCGCACCTGACCGAGGAACTCGTGCGCGCCGGGTACCGCGTGCGCGCCATGGCGATCTACAACTCGCAGGGCTCGTACGGCTGGCTCGATCAGGTCGGCCCAGACGTCATGCAACACGTCGAGGTGCAGCTCGGTGACGTGCGGGACGCCGGGAGCGTGCGGGAACTGATGCGCGGCGCGCAGACCGTGTACCACCTCGCGGCGCTGATCGCCATTCCATACTCGTACGTCGCGCCCCGCTCGTACGTGGAGACGAACGTGACCGGCACCCTGAACGTCTTGGAAGCCGCCCGTGACCTCGGCACGGCCCGCGTGGTGCACACCAGCACCAGCGAGGTGTACGGCACGGCCCGCACCGTACCCATCCATGAGACGCACCCACTTCAGGGGCAGTCTCCGTACTCGGCCACCAAGATCGGCGCGGACAAACTGGCCGAGAGTTACCACCTGAGTTTCGGGCTGCCGGTCGTGACCCTGCGGCCCTTCAACACGTACGGCCCGCGCCAGTCGGCCCGCGCGGTCATTCCGACCATCATCAGTCAGGTGGCGGCCGGGCAGCGCGAGATCCGCCTGGGCGACCTGCGCCCCACCCGTGACTTCAACTTCGTGGCCGACACCGCCCGCGCCTTCCGCGCCGTGGGCGAGGCGGGCCCCGAGGTGCTGGGCCGCACCCTGAACGCCGGGTCGGGCCGCGAGATCAGCGTCGGAGACACCGTCCGCCTGATCGGTCAGGTCATGGGCGCCGAGCTGCAGGTGTCGCAGGAGGACGCCCGCCTGCGCCCGGAGGGCAGCGAGGTCATGCGCCTGCTGGCCGATCACAGCGAACTGACCGCCCTGACCGGCTGGGAGCCGCGCGTGCCGCTGGAAGAGGGCCTGCGCCAGACCGCCGAGTGGTTCACGAACGCCGCCAACCTCGCCCGCTACCGCGTCGGCGAGTACACCATCTGA